The proteins below are encoded in one region of Salvelinus fontinalis isolate EN_2023a chromosome 10, ASM2944872v1, whole genome shotgun sequence:
- the LOC129864039 gene encoding stAR-related lipid transfer protein 7, mitochondrial-like encodes MFQSTQWRPIALCEISVCAVRFQSSNALRQGIGKGKSVTTSWMGRRIGLLLSWLQRSGVGTSEKARSDKKKQGLLSIFANHCSFVTGQRLRRAHQIGELYSNLYSERTRWTLVGSIWRRLQSKHASTGKLVAALAGVFMWEDEKVRDEELHRCGLELQALEKVKNLSASSEKEKAAGQVETGWEVVMEKNNFKVWRRPIEGSHLWEYRVLGSYNDVTPRQFFNVQLDTEYRKKWDALVLKLEVVDRDVNTGSEVVHWATHFPYPMYSRDYVYVRRYDVDVENNLMVLISRAVQHPGVPETQDYVRVHSYQSKMVIRPHKTFDENGFDYLLTYSDDPQTAFPRYCVSWMVSSGMPDFLEKLHTAALRAKNLEVGIYDYASVIKSNDTKHQPSQDRLGDNTRPGQIYA; translated from the exons ATGTTTCAGTCTACACAATGGCGTCCTATAGCGTTATGTGAAATCAGTGTATGTGCTGTTAGGTTTCAAAGCAGTAATGCACTGAGACAGGGAATTGGCAAGGGCAAATCCGTAACCACCTCGTGGATGGGACGACGCATTGGCCTGTTGTTGTCATGGCTCCAGAGATCGGGGGTGGGCACGAGTGAAAAAGCGAGATCTGACAAGAAGAAGCAAGGCCTGCTGTCAATTTTTGCCAACCATTGTAGCTTTGTGACCGGCCAGAGGCTTCGACGCGCTCATCAGATTGGAGAGCTCTACTCAAACCTGTACTCGGAGCGAACCAGGTGGACTCTGGTAGGAAGCATATGGCGTCGACTCCAGAGCAAGCACGCCTCCACGGGGAAGCTTGTGGCTGCACTGGCTGGTGTATTTATGTGGGAGGACGAGAAGGTTCGAGATGAAGAACTACACAG ATGTGGACTAGAGCTCCAAGCTTTGGAGAAGGTGAAGAATCTGAGTGCATCTTCAGAAAAGGAGAAGGCTGCAGGGCAGGTGGAGACCGGCTGGGAGGTTGTCATGGAGAAGAATAACTTCAAAGTGTGGAGGCGGCCCATTGAGGGAAGCCACTTGTGGGAATACAGAG TTTTGGGTTCTTACAACGATGTCACCCCCAGACAGTTCTTCAATGTTCAG TTGGACACTGAGTACAGGAAAAAGTGGGATGCTCTAGTTCTTAAGCtggaggtggtggacagggaCGTCAACACAGGCTCAGAGGTTGTACACTGGGCCACGCATTTCCCT TATCCCATGTACTCAAGAGACTATGTTTATGTGCGTCGCTATGACGTTGATGTGGAGAATAATCTGATGGTCCTGATCTCCAG AGCGGTTCAACATCCTGGAGTCCCGGAAACTCAGGATTACGTCAGAGTCCACTCATACCAGTCCAAGATGGTCATCCGACCTCACAAGACCTTTGATGAG AATGGTTTTGACTACCTTCTGACCTACAGCGATGACCCTCAGACCGCCTTTCCCCGCTACTGTGTGAGCTGGATGGTGTCTAGTG GTATGCCTGACTTTCTGGAGAAACTGCATACTGCAGCCCTTAGGGCTAAGAACCTGGAGGTAGGGATCTACGACTATGCCAGTGTCATAAAGTCCAATGACACCAAGCACCAGCCCAGCCAGGACCGCCTTGGGGACAACACTCGCCCTGGGCAAATCTACGCTTAA